AATATCTCGGCCCGATAATCTTAGATTGAAATACGGTTTGCTGCAATGGCTAAGGGGTACTGAAGAACACATTTAAggacaaatttcaaatttttaactcttgtagtatgcgcatgcgcaatacaaattttttttttaaatagcaacACCTATTTTTGTCACCGGATAtggatagattattttattctaagtaATTTTGATCCGTTGACCATAGTTCTAAACCTAAAATTGAATGAGTTACAgcttttggaaattttaaaataattaaatgttttcgattttacCTAAAACATTACACGCTTGAATTTGATACAAAAGTAGANNNNNNNNNNNNNNNNNNNNNNNNNNNNNNNNNNNNNNNNNNNNNNNNNNCCCCACATCCACCACTAAAACCGGCACTGGTACTAATAGTTACAACATGATATGTTAAACTATtaagattaatacattttatgctttaatacatttatagctGTTAATTCCGTATTACTAATgttcaatagtaaaataaattactataataattaatagcaattagcaatttatatatttaaataataataagctaaCAGACAGTCTCGCctctgaatcgtttttcgaatgcaatgatttatcattgaattctaatttaatacACCCATTACAGCACTGTTTGAcagattattgattaatatataaaacagaatataataatatattataatatttaagtcaaAACCTCGGTTGCGAGCGGCATATTTCTCCGGACAAGTCACGGACtcacggtgtctggagagaaGTGCCGCTATCCCCCACCCggacatggcagatacctacgggctacgggtgcccactaaaaaatctgccaaactaaCAAACACACGTCGTGTTTAACCCTACAGCACCCtccccacagttaaaaaccacccaatggcctaagttgccacgggttaattaataaaaaaaaaaataaagaaatatttaatataatctgtgattacagttatttttttattccacaGGTGATACAATTGAACTGATAATGTGATAAGGATTACCAGTTCACTACGTCAGACCGTTTCCAGGTTTATAgagcatgtatattgtataatctaTAAACCTTGGGGCTCTTTCACATGACATGAATGCGTATCATACGTATGCCGTATGCTACTCGTGCGTTTTCATTTAAACGACAGGCGGCATTTGTATCCTGTAGATTCTAGTATCAATAGTCGCGTGGTTAACAAATCAAAACAAAGTTAACggttttgtactttttttttccgAATTCCAATCAGTAATTCTTTAGTCCTTAATAGGTAGTCGGCGtatacttgaatattttattgacttgGCCAATTTGATTACTATTTACATTTTGCTGATACATACCTTAAAATAAGATACATAAGTCGGAGAATTACGTCGgtctattattataagataatattatgattgttttgacttttgaatgttacgaattacaattaaattcaatttagagATAAAATTCCAAATATCAAATCACGTATACCGTTAATAATTGCGTAGTTATTTCTTTGAGTGTTATCGTAATTTGTGATCGTTGACTACAGTAGTacaatagcatattattattgagtttaatttgtttttgtatgactgttttctatattaaaatgtcatcAATGGCTATCAAATTcagatatcaataaaaatgaaatactacTAAAACAGTGCTCGTGAATCGTTTTAGgtgttctataaaaaaaaaaataggtactttgGTGCagcaatgtttaataaattttaatacatacctaacattaaattttatttcaactttAGTTACCAATTTAAGATCAAATATTTTCGTTACAAGATTTAAATctacaaatacatttatcatgGCATCAACAATTCCATTGGAGGATAACATTAATATGTTACAACAATATGTTGAATATTTTCCAGACTTCCCTAAACCAGGAATCTTgtataagtaaatacatttttttgattataaattaatttctttttagtatttaattgaaatttgtcTATTTATAAAGCGCACGCTTATGTTAAAACCAATATAGGTCTCATAATGTAACCTTTACTATACGATTGTGAGTTGAAAGAACAACTTAATAACTTGTTCTTTcttgcatgattttttttttgtttttataatcttactataattttaagatagtaaaaaatattaaagatgttttattgtttctttataaattcaaaagtaGAAACAGTAAATAAATTGTACCGTAAACagctaattttttaaatatcacagcaatttaaaatttttaaatctaggtaggtacctacatcaaattGTAAAAACGAAAACCGCAGTAAAGAcatttaacttataactattaattatctTAACATTAAGCaagtaggtattgtataatttgtttgtcaTTGCATccatcattataaataaaatatagaccaTTATTGGGTTAGCAGAGATTTACAcagaatcattatttttttaatattatgattaaattcaaaaacacaGTAACTCTCAAACTCCTTATGACCATTATCACacttaagaatttaaatattttaaatattataatttacatagaatatatttttattttgcaggGATGTATTATCATTGTTAAGCCACATCGATGGAATAAAATTGTTGgagaaaatattgaaacaaatttCTGATCAACTACGTGGCAAAGTTGACTGTATAGCAATGTTGGAGACTCGTGGTTTTATTTTTGCTCCAATACTTGCTTTACAACTCAATGTACCATGCATACCTGTTAGTAAAAAAGGAAATTTACCAGGTCCTGTCATTGAAATGTCATATATTTTGGAATATGGAGaagtaattaactattatagtattattatagtattattatacagttgctttcataaaatcaatttgtttgaaatttattaaaataattttatatatttatgctcAGGATATATTGACAGTACAATTAAACAGTATTACAAAAGGACAGAAGATATTCATAGTGGATGATTTCCTTGCAACTGGAGGTATATacaactaattaatttttacaatacctatgtatttgtttGATCTATAATAAGATATATGGTACAACACATTAAAATGGACATATTTACAGTAACAActacataggcacaaataggggggggctttaggggctatgcgcccccaaaaatgtccatagctctcccaaacatttcctacattttgttttaagcttattcaatattatcacaGTAAGGTCTTATTAgaccccccccaaatctcaaacgctaatTGCGCCTATGAACAACTAACAACTTagtattaatgattatattaaatatttattttctagatTTTGTTGGTAAAATTCTAGATCACAagacatttttcatattttaaaatacaatattttaattaaaactattaacagCTTATTCGCAGAAACATACTAAAAAACATACCTAGTTTCAAGATatgattaaatttatgaaaCTTTGAAAGCACTGCGATTAATTCTATTCTGGGAAATGTTGCGTCAATAATGACAccttactattgtctatttctgctattattaatatacttttaggatatattatagttcaatgACTGATCATCTAGCCCTCATTCTAGTTTATACTAGCAATTTTTTCTGGACGTTGCTAATTCTTTGGTGGCTAGTTGATTATTTAGGTtgctaacataatataaagtaacCTATAAGAAAAATTCTTTAAGGttccacaaaaaaataaaatgttgaaactaaGGGTCAGGGTGagaactattaaatatttttttaattataaaaagaaagCTTTATgcatctattttaaattgtatagttgtcatcaaagataatttataaaataataattgactatattatttggCATATTATGGTGagctattaaaattacataaatactttgtttctttctaaattattttttaaaaataactaatccttaaaatgtatttttatgtggactctaatttcaaataattcaatagcaatgtatttttaatattacataattgtaaattaaaatgttcagacattaaataaataaataaataaaagataatttttataatagaatattaatgtaTCTAGTAGCAGTAACATATCCAAAGCTTAATCAGCAGCCAGGGGagggaaaaatttaaaaattgtaattcacctcaatatattacgtgtatattaaaattgaattagtgataggtacatttattactAGATTTATACAcggtggttttaaaatattcaactagtaatttaattattataggatcacatatattttgtaatcttCCAATACAGTTTCTTCATTTAACTTACCTAGTTTATATTACCCCAAGTTAGAGGGTATCCACACTGGTGGGCCTCCCTCCTCACCCCATTTCATGTTATGTACTTTATATTAgctatcaaatttacttattctattgtatataagtattacatattgaaaatactctattttatctaataaaaaaagaatttagtttatacttttaagttttaaataacaatttattacttataaaaaagaaattctaTGCAATTCATtacctatgtttattttaaatagaaatttcaGTGTCAGTATGtaacttaattaaatacattttgatttttaaataggtacattagaaGCCGCT
This portion of the Acyrthosiphon pisum isolate AL4f chromosome A1, pea_aphid_22Mar2018_4r6ur, whole genome shotgun sequence genome encodes:
- the LOC100161922 gene encoding uncharacterized protein LOC100161922 isoform X1 encodes the protein MASTIPLEDNINMLQQYVEYFPDFPKPGILYKDVLSLLSHIDGIKLLEKILKQISDQLRGKVDCIAMLETRGFIFAPILALQLNVPCIPVSKKGNLPGPVIEMSYILEYGEDILTVQLNSITKGQKIFIVDDFLATGGTLEAASKLIEKAGGEIIQGLVLMEKLELEGRKRLNFPMISLMSE
- the LOC100161922 gene encoding uncharacterized protein LOC100161922 (The RefSeq protein has 1 substitution compared to this genomic sequence), translating into MASTIPLEDNINMLQQYVEYFPDFPKPGILYKDVLSLLSHIDGIKLLEKILKQISDQLRGKVDCIAMLETRGFIFAPILALQLNVPCIPVSKKGNLPGPVIEMSYILEYGEGILTVQLNSITKGQKIFIVDDFLATGGTLEAASKLIEKAGGEIIQGLVLMEKLELEGRKRLNFPMISLMSE